In a single window of the Nicotiana tomentosiformis chromosome 8, ASM39032v3, whole genome shotgun sequence genome:
- the LOC104117058 gene encoding SH3 domain-containing protein 1-like isoform X3 yields MAILRQLGHLGHESVMVDEAELEIHQRLQDLYMSTRAAKHFQRDIVRGVEGYLSTSKKQMEIARKLSENCCKYGSENQNGPSTLPRIAVEFGTSHAAMEDQREIMLGVFGQQVCEPLRALIHGAPLEDARHLTHRYDRMRQEFEAQAAEVIRRQSKFRDASTESLAKLKNAETRLSELKSSVLVLGKEATDAMLSVEEDQQQITFQKLLTMVDAERSYHQNVVAILEKLHSEMLEEEQLNGSSPQSSTSERVLHDTTSNGTEHPKAEDKSPTYFIAKVIHSFDAQADGELSLEAGDYVVVRQVTPNGWSEGECKGKSGWFPSAYAVKSDKVPANKMVEKDTTP; encoded by the exons ATG GCTATTTTGAGACAATTGGGGCACTTGGGCCATGAATCTGTGATGGTTGACGAAGCAGAGCTAGAGATTCATCAGCGGCttcaagacttatatatgtctaCAAGGGCTGCAAAG CATTTCCAGAGGGATATTGTTCGGGGTGTAGAAGGATATTTATCAACGAGTAAAAAACAAATGGAGATAG CTAGAAAGTTGTCCGAGAATTGTTGTAAATATGGGAGTGAGAATCAAAATGGTCCGTCTACCTTGCCAAGGATTGCCGTGGAATTTGGTACTTCACATGCTGCAATGGAAGATCAAAGGGAAATTATGCTTGGAGTTTTTGGACAACAG GTTTGTGAGCCGTTAAGAGCATTAATACACGGTGCTCCTTTAGAAGATGCTCGCCATTTGACTCACCGTTATGACAGAATGCGCCAGGAGTTTGAAGCCCAG GCTGCCGAAGTGATAAGACGCCAATCAAAGTTTAGAGATGCTTCTACTGAAAGTTTGGCAAAGCTTAAAAATGCAGAAACAAGATTGTCGGAGCTCAAATCTTCGGTGTTGGTTCTTGGCAAAGAAGCAACTGATGCCATGTTATCTGTTGAGGAGGACCAGCAGCAGATTACTTTCCAAAAGCTTCTTACCATG GTCGATGCTGAAAGATCTTATCATCAGAATGTTGTTGCCATTTTGGAGAAGTTGCATTCTGAG ATGCTTGAAGAAGAGCAACTAAATGGGTCATCCCCGCAATCTTCAACTTCAGAAAGAGTTTTGCATGATACAACTTCAAATGGAACTGAGCATCCAAAAGCTGAGGATAAAAGTCCTACCTATTTTATTGCAAAG GTTATACACTCTTTTGATGCCCAAGCAGATGGTGAGCTAAGTCTAGAGGCTGGCGATTATGTGGTAGTCCGGCAG GTAACTCCAAATGGATGGTCCGAGGGAGAATGCAAGGGTAAATCCGGATGGTTCCCCTCGGCTTATGCTGTAAAGTCAGACAAAGTACCAGCAAACAAAATGGTGGAAAAGGATACCACGCCATGA
- the LOC104117058 gene encoding SH3 domain-containing protein 1-like isoform X2, with protein sequence MEAIKKQATKLREQVAKQQQAILRQLGHLGHESVMVDEAELEIHQRLQDLYMSTRAAKHFQRDIVRGVEGYLSTSKKQMEIARKLSENCCKYGSENQNGPSTLPRIAVEFGTSHAAMEDQREIMLGVFGQQVCEPLRALIHGAPLEDARHLTHRYDRMRQEFEAQAAEVIRRQSKFRDASTESLAKLKNAETRLSELKSSVLVLGKEATDAMLSVEEDQQQITFQKLLTMVDAERSYHQNVVAILEKLHSEMLEEEQLNGSSPQSSTSERVLHDTTSNGTEHPKAEDKSPTYFIAKVIHSFDAQADGELSLEAGDYVVVRQKSLCLFRILRRFGQSTQKLVDQIRYTHTHAVSTRV encoded by the exons GCTATTTTGAGACAATTGGGGCACTTGGGCCATGAATCTGTGATGGTTGACGAAGCAGAGCTAGAGATTCATCAGCGGCttcaagacttatatatgtctaCAAGGGCTGCAAAG CATTTCCAGAGGGATATTGTTCGGGGTGTAGAAGGATATTTATCAACGAGTAAAAAACAAATGGAGATAG CTAGAAAGTTGTCCGAGAATTGTTGTAAATATGGGAGTGAGAATCAAAATGGTCCGTCTACCTTGCCAAGGATTGCCGTGGAATTTGGTACTTCACATGCTGCAATGGAAGATCAAAGGGAAATTATGCTTGGAGTTTTTGGACAACAG GTTTGTGAGCCGTTAAGAGCATTAATACACGGTGCTCCTTTAGAAGATGCTCGCCATTTGACTCACCGTTATGACAGAATGCGCCAGGAGTTTGAAGCCCAG GCTGCCGAAGTGATAAGACGCCAATCAAAGTTTAGAGATGCTTCTACTGAAAGTTTGGCAAAGCTTAAAAATGCAGAAACAAGATTGTCGGAGCTCAAATCTTCGGTGTTGGTTCTTGGCAAAGAAGCAACTGATGCCATGTTATCTGTTGAGGAGGACCAGCAGCAGATTACTTTCCAAAAGCTTCTTACCATG GTCGATGCTGAAAGATCTTATCATCAGAATGTTGTTGCCATTTTGGAGAAGTTGCATTCTGAG ATGCTTGAAGAAGAGCAACTAAATGGGTCATCCCCGCAATCTTCAACTTCAGAAAGAGTTTTGCATGATACAACTTCAAATGGAACTGAGCATCCAAAAGCTGAGGATAAAAGTCCTACCTATTTTATTGCAAAG GTTATACACTCTTTTGATGCCCAAGCAGATGGTGAGCTAAGTCTAGAGGCTGGCGATTATGTGGTAGTCCGGCAG AAGTCATTGTGTTTGTTCCGAATTCTCCGTCGatttggtcaaagtacccaaaaatTGGTTGACCAAATCCGGTACACCCACACCCATGCCGTGTCGACACGGGTGTGA
- the LOC104117058 gene encoding SH3 domain-containing protein 1-like isoform X1, with product MEAIKKQATKLREQVAKQQQAILRQLGHLGHESVMVDEAELEIHQRLQDLYMSTRAAKHFQRDIVRGVEGYLSTSKKQMEIARKLSENCCKYGSENQNGPSTLPRIAVEFGTSHAAMEDQREIMLGVFGQQVCEPLRALIHGAPLEDARHLTHRYDRMRQEFEAQAAEVIRRQSKFRDASTESLAKLKNAETRLSELKSSVLVLGKEATDAMLSVEEDQQQITFQKLLTMVDAERSYHQNVVAILEKLHSEMLEEEQLNGSSPQSSTSERVLHDTTSNGTEHPKAEDKSPTYFIAKVIHSFDAQADGELSLEAGDYVVVRQVTPNGWSEGECKGKSGWFPSAYAVKSDKVPANKMVEKDTTP from the exons GCTATTTTGAGACAATTGGGGCACTTGGGCCATGAATCTGTGATGGTTGACGAAGCAGAGCTAGAGATTCATCAGCGGCttcaagacttatatatgtctaCAAGGGCTGCAAAG CATTTCCAGAGGGATATTGTTCGGGGTGTAGAAGGATATTTATCAACGAGTAAAAAACAAATGGAGATAG CTAGAAAGTTGTCCGAGAATTGTTGTAAATATGGGAGTGAGAATCAAAATGGTCCGTCTACCTTGCCAAGGATTGCCGTGGAATTTGGTACTTCACATGCTGCAATGGAAGATCAAAGGGAAATTATGCTTGGAGTTTTTGGACAACAG GTTTGTGAGCCGTTAAGAGCATTAATACACGGTGCTCCTTTAGAAGATGCTCGCCATTTGACTCACCGTTATGACAGAATGCGCCAGGAGTTTGAAGCCCAG GCTGCCGAAGTGATAAGACGCCAATCAAAGTTTAGAGATGCTTCTACTGAAAGTTTGGCAAAGCTTAAAAATGCAGAAACAAGATTGTCGGAGCTCAAATCTTCGGTGTTGGTTCTTGGCAAAGAAGCAACTGATGCCATGTTATCTGTTGAGGAGGACCAGCAGCAGATTACTTTCCAAAAGCTTCTTACCATG GTCGATGCTGAAAGATCTTATCATCAGAATGTTGTTGCCATTTTGGAGAAGTTGCATTCTGAG ATGCTTGAAGAAGAGCAACTAAATGGGTCATCCCCGCAATCTTCAACTTCAGAAAGAGTTTTGCATGATACAACTTCAAATGGAACTGAGCATCCAAAAGCTGAGGATAAAAGTCCTACCTATTTTATTGCAAAG GTTATACACTCTTTTGATGCCCAAGCAGATGGTGAGCTAAGTCTAGAGGCTGGCGATTATGTGGTAGTCCGGCAG GTAACTCCAAATGGATGGTCCGAGGGAGAATGCAAGGGTAAATCCGGATGGTTCCCCTCGGCTTATGCTGTAAAGTCAGACAAAGTACCAGCAAACAAAATGGTGGAAAAGGATACCACGCCATGA
- the LOC104117058 gene encoding SH3 domain-containing protein 1-like isoform X4 yields MVDEAELEIHQRLQDLYMSTRAAKHFQRDIVRGVEGYLSTSKKQMEIARKLSENCCKYGSENQNGPSTLPRIAVEFGTSHAAMEDQREIMLGVFGQQVCEPLRALIHGAPLEDARHLTHRYDRMRQEFEAQAAEVIRRQSKFRDASTESLAKLKNAETRLSELKSSVLVLGKEATDAMLSVEEDQQQITFQKLLTMVDAERSYHQNVVAILEKLHSEMLEEEQLNGSSPQSSTSERVLHDTTSNGTEHPKAEDKSPTYFIAKVIHSFDAQADGELSLEAGDYVVVRQVTPNGWSEGECKGKSGWFPSAYAVKSDKVPANKMVEKDTTP; encoded by the exons ATGGTTGACGAAGCAGAGCTAGAGATTCATCAGCGGCttcaagacttatatatgtctaCAAGGGCTGCAAAG CATTTCCAGAGGGATATTGTTCGGGGTGTAGAAGGATATTTATCAACGAGTAAAAAACAAATGGAGATAG CTAGAAAGTTGTCCGAGAATTGTTGTAAATATGGGAGTGAGAATCAAAATGGTCCGTCTACCTTGCCAAGGATTGCCGTGGAATTTGGTACTTCACATGCTGCAATGGAAGATCAAAGGGAAATTATGCTTGGAGTTTTTGGACAACAG GTTTGTGAGCCGTTAAGAGCATTAATACACGGTGCTCCTTTAGAAGATGCTCGCCATTTGACTCACCGTTATGACAGAATGCGCCAGGAGTTTGAAGCCCAG GCTGCCGAAGTGATAAGACGCCAATCAAAGTTTAGAGATGCTTCTACTGAAAGTTTGGCAAAGCTTAAAAATGCAGAAACAAGATTGTCGGAGCTCAAATCTTCGGTGTTGGTTCTTGGCAAAGAAGCAACTGATGCCATGTTATCTGTTGAGGAGGACCAGCAGCAGATTACTTTCCAAAAGCTTCTTACCATG GTCGATGCTGAAAGATCTTATCATCAGAATGTTGTTGCCATTTTGGAGAAGTTGCATTCTGAG ATGCTTGAAGAAGAGCAACTAAATGGGTCATCCCCGCAATCTTCAACTTCAGAAAGAGTTTTGCATGATACAACTTCAAATGGAACTGAGCATCCAAAAGCTGAGGATAAAAGTCCTACCTATTTTATTGCAAAG GTTATACACTCTTTTGATGCCCAAGCAGATGGTGAGCTAAGTCTAGAGGCTGGCGATTATGTGGTAGTCCGGCAG GTAACTCCAAATGGATGGTCCGAGGGAGAATGCAAGGGTAAATCCGGATGGTTCCCCTCGGCTTATGCTGTAAAGTCAGACAAAGTACCAGCAAACAAAATGGTGGAAAAGGATACCACGCCATGA